From a region of the Bradyrhizobium diazoefficiens genome:
- a CDS encoding branched-chain amino acid ABC transporter permease has product MSASSDVGYHAQRQARWHYGEVAFWLIVLACGFVFPTRYLIMTDILRLALFTMSLDLILGYAGIVSLGHAAFFGVGAYAAGLLALHGIVNEPALALIVAGLAAMVLGFATSFLVIRGVDLTRLMVTLGIALLLEALAERFSNITGGTDGLQGIEMQPIFGQIPFDMFGKAGFFYSLAVLFLLFLFARRVVHSPFGLSLRAIKNNPLRAAAIGIPVNRRLIAIYTLAAFYAGIAGALFTQTTAIASLDVFAFERSADLMLVLVIGGTGYLYGGLIGAVVFRMLQELFSTITPQYWQFWIGLVLVVIVLVGRQRLHRWVLYVPNLVIRQIAGRKAVVAVPERDA; this is encoded by the coding sequence ATGAGCGCTTCGTCCGACGTCGGTTATCACGCCCAGCGCCAGGCGCGCTGGCACTATGGCGAAGTCGCCTTCTGGCTCATCGTGCTGGCCTGCGGCTTCGTCTTTCCCACGCGCTATCTGATCATGACCGACATCCTGCGGCTGGCACTGTTCACGATGTCGCTCGACCTCATCCTCGGCTATGCCGGCATCGTCTCGCTCGGTCATGCCGCCTTCTTCGGCGTCGGCGCCTATGCGGCGGGGCTTCTTGCGCTGCACGGCATCGTCAACGAGCCTGCGCTCGCGCTGATCGTCGCAGGTCTTGCCGCGATGGTGCTCGGCTTTGCCACCAGCTTTCTGGTAATCCGCGGCGTTGATCTGACGCGGTTGATGGTGACGCTCGGCATCGCGCTGCTGCTGGAAGCACTGGCCGAGCGCTTCTCCAACATCACCGGCGGCACCGACGGCCTGCAAGGCATCGAGATGCAGCCGATCTTCGGCCAGATCCCGTTCGACATGTTCGGCAAAGCCGGCTTCTTCTACTCGCTGGCCGTGCTGTTCCTGCTCTTCCTGTTCGCCCGGCGCGTCGTGCACTCGCCGTTCGGCCTGTCGCTACGCGCGATCAAGAACAATCCGCTGCGTGCCGCCGCAATCGGCATCCCGGTCAACCGCCGTCTGATCGCCATCTACACGCTTGCGGCATTCTATGCCGGCATCGCCGGCGCGCTGTTCACCCAGACCACCGCGATCGCCTCGCTCGACGTGTTCGCCTTCGAGCGTTCGGCCGATCTGATGCTGGTGCTGGTCATCGGCGGCACCGGCTATCTCTATGGCGGGCTGATCGGTGCGGTGGTGTTCCGCATGCTGCAGGAATTGTTCTCCACCATCACCCCGCAATACTGGCAGTTCTGGATCGGCCTCGTGCTGGTCGTGATCGTGCTGGTCGGCCGCCAGCGTCTGCACCGCTGGGTGCTGTACGTGCCCAACCTGGTCATCAGGCAGATTGCGGGACGCAAGGCCGTCGTTGCCGTGCCGGAGCGCGATGCATGA
- a CDS encoding ABC transporter ATP-binding protein, with the protein MSDLLAIDALRAGYGEAVVLPNMSLHLAEGQVLALLGRNGTGKTTLINSIVGVTRRFAGKVVLADTDISSLRPDQRARAGIGWVPQERNIFRSLTVEENMTAVAQPGPWTVEKVYEMFPRLKERRSNFGNQLSGGEQQMLAIGRALTLNPKVLLLDEPTEGLAPIIVEELLKAIGTITRAGGICSIIVEQNAQKILGLADRVVILERGTIVQDAPSAALKADPSVLERHLGVAGAAAH; encoded by the coding sequence ATGTCTGACCTGCTTGCGATCGACGCACTTCGCGCCGGCTACGGCGAGGCAGTGGTGCTGCCCAACATGTCCTTGCACCTCGCCGAGGGGCAGGTGCTGGCGCTGCTGGGCCGCAACGGCACCGGCAAGACCACGCTGATCAATTCGATCGTCGGCGTCACTCGCCGCTTCGCAGGCAAGGTCGTGCTGGCCGACACGGATATTTCCTCGCTCCGGCCCGACCAGCGGGCGCGCGCCGGCATCGGGTGGGTGCCGCAGGAGCGCAACATCTTCCGCTCGCTCACGGTCGAGGAGAACATGACCGCAGTGGCCCAGCCGGGTCCCTGGACGGTCGAGAAGGTCTACGAGATGTTCCCGCGGCTGAAGGAGCGGCGGAGCAATTTCGGCAACCAGCTCTCCGGCGGGGAGCAGCAGATGCTGGCGATCGGCCGCGCATTGACCCTCAATCCGAAAGTGCTGCTGCTTGACGAACCGACCGAGGGCCTCGCCCCGATCATCGTCGAGGAGCTCTTGAAGGCGATCGGGACCATCACCCGGGCCGGAGGCATTTGCTCGATTATCGTCGAGCAGAATGCCCAAAAGATTCTGGGGCTGGCTGACCGCGTTGTGATATTGGAGCGCGGAACGATCGTCCAGGATGCCCCGAGCGCCGCGCTGAAGGCCGACCCTTCGGTCCTGGAGCGCCACCTCGGCGTCGCAGGGGCGGCGGCCCACTAA
- a CDS encoding uroporphyrinogen-III synthase: MADRLNGYRILILETREEAQFSKLLAEQGAAVVQCPMFTIHDAPDPAPVEAWIRRAIEKPLDDLVLMTGEGLRRIMKLAGARGLDSALVAALAKARKFARGPKPGKALREIGLEAQQTTEKPTTEGVIQMLGKLDLRGRRLGLQLYPDKDHGALTGALAAQGAEVDTVLPYVYDSRAADANIAAAVDEMAAGRIDALALTNLGQVRRLIEAAKAHGSEAKLRAGLEQTLIASVGPAVSGELAAHGLRTDVSPTEDHYFMRPLISAMATALAEKRPRAAG; encoded by the coding sequence ATGGCCGACCGCCTGAACGGCTATCGCATTCTGATCCTGGAAACGCGCGAGGAAGCGCAGTTTTCCAAGCTGCTGGCCGAACAAGGCGCCGCGGTCGTGCAGTGCCCGATGTTCACCATTCACGATGCGCCGGACCCGGCCCCGGTCGAGGCCTGGATCCGCCGCGCCATTGAGAAGCCCCTTGACGACCTCGTGCTGATGACCGGCGAAGGCCTGCGGCGGATCATGAAACTCGCCGGCGCCCGCGGGCTCGATTCCGCCCTTGTCGCGGCGCTCGCCAAGGCGCGGAAATTCGCTCGCGGCCCCAAGCCCGGCAAGGCGCTGCGCGAGATCGGTCTGGAAGCGCAGCAGACCACGGAGAAACCGACCACCGAAGGCGTCATCCAGATGCTCGGCAAGCTCGATCTCAGGGGCCGGCGCCTCGGCCTCCAGCTCTATCCGGACAAGGACCACGGCGCGCTGACCGGCGCGCTCGCCGCCCAGGGCGCCGAGGTCGATACCGTGCTGCCCTATGTCTACGATTCCAGGGCCGCCGATGCCAATATCGCCGCCGCCGTCGACGAGATGGCCGCGGGGCGGATCGATGCGCTCGCGCTGACCAATCTCGGCCAGGTCCGCCGCCTGATCGAGGCCGCGAAGGCGCATGGCAGCGAGGCCAAGCTGCGCGCCGGCCTCGAACAGACGCTGATTGCGTCAGTAGGCCCGGCAGTCTCCGGCGAGCTCGCCGCGCACGGACTGCGCACCGACGTCTCGCCGACGGAAGATCATTATTTCATGCGTCCGCTGATCTCGGCGATGGCCACGGCGCTCGCCGAGAAACGACCGAGGGCGGCGGGGTGA
- a CDS encoding redoxin domain-containing protein — translation MSDRHVDGTLQPGDRAPNIVLDAITREGKIALEDYRGHSPILVGLFRGLHCPFCRRHIAAQAQLDGALRGKGIESLTVVNTPIDRARLYFRYHPLPNLLAASDPDRVSHRAFGLPNLEFTENETEWPRKVGMDVVMSMQVDIPGELPGPMNRPTAAEYLNKKDGYEMTEADQHMAATGTGQLFGQFLLDREGIVRWTFTEVPGGGERMFGAPSPQELMSAASQVAG, via the coding sequence ATGTCGGACCGTCATGTAGATGGAACACTTCAGCCGGGCGATCGCGCACCGAATATCGTCCTGGACGCCATCACGCGCGAAGGAAAAATCGCGCTCGAGGATTATCGCGGGCATAGTCCAATACTGGTGGGCCTGTTTCGTGGCCTGCACTGCCCGTTCTGTCGGCGGCATATCGCGGCGCAGGCGCAGCTTGATGGCGCGCTGCGCGGGAAGGGCATCGAAAGTCTCACGGTCGTCAACACGCCGATCGACCGGGCGCGGCTCTATTTCCGCTATCATCCGTTGCCCAATCTGCTCGCCGCGTCCGATCCCGATCGGGTCTCGCACCGCGCATTCGGCCTGCCCAATCTCGAATTCACGGAGAACGAAACCGAGTGGCCACGCAAGGTGGGCATGGACGTGGTCATGAGCATGCAAGTGGATATCCCCGGCGAGTTGCCTGGCCCGATGAACCGGCCGACAGCCGCGGAGTATCTCAACAAGAAGGACGGTTACGAGATGACCGAAGCCGACCAGCATATGGCGGCAACCGGCACGGGGCAGCTGTTTGGCCAGTTCTTGCTCGACCGGGAGGGGATCGTGCGCTGGACGTTCACCGAGGTTCCCGGCGGCGGCGAGCGCATGTTCGGAGCGCCGAGTCCACAGGAGCTGATGTCGGCCGCCTCGCAGGTGGCAGGCTAG
- the purU gene encoding formyltetrahydrofolate deformylase — MPDHQYVLTLSCPDRPGIVSAVSTFLAHNGQNILDAQQFDDIETKNFFMRVVFTAADLAVELSALQTGFAAIAERFGMEWQMRDRAAHRKVMLLVSKSDHCLVDILYRWRTGELPMTLAAIVSNHPREVYAGLDFGGIPFHHLPVTKESKREQEGQIMDLVGNTKTDLVVLARYMQILSDDLSAKLSGRCINIHHSFLPGFKGAKPYHQAHERGVKLIGATAHYVTRDLDEGPIIDQDVERISHRDTPEDLVRKGRDIERRVLARAIRYHLDDRVILNGRKTVVFMD, encoded by the coding sequence ATGCCCGATCATCAATATGTCCTGACCCTGTCCTGTCCGGATCGCCCCGGCATCGTCTCGGCGGTGTCGACGTTCCTCGCCCACAACGGACAGAACATCCTCGACGCCCAGCAGTTCGACGACATCGAGACCAAGAACTTCTTCATGCGGGTGGTGTTCACAGCGGCTGATCTCGCCGTGGAACTGTCGGCGCTGCAGACCGGCTTTGCCGCGATCGCCGAGCGTTTCGGCATGGAGTGGCAGATGCGCGACCGGGCTGCGCATCGCAAGGTGATGCTGCTGGTGTCGAAGTCCGACCATTGCCTGGTCGACATCCTCTACCGCTGGCGCACCGGCGAATTGCCGATGACGCTTGCTGCGATCGTCTCCAACCACCCGCGCGAGGTCTATGCGGGGCTGGATTTCGGCGGCATCCCGTTCCACCATCTGCCCGTGACCAAGGAGAGCAAACGCGAGCAGGAGGGCCAGATCATGGACCTCGTCGGCAATACGAAGACCGATCTCGTCGTGCTCGCCCGCTACATGCAGATCCTGTCGGATGATCTGTCGGCGAAGCTTTCGGGGCGCTGCATCAACATCCACCACTCGTTCCTGCCTGGCTTCAAGGGCGCAAAGCCCTATCACCAGGCCCATGAGCGCGGCGTCAAGCTGATCGGCGCCACCGCGCATTACGTCACGCGCGACCTCGACGAGGGACCGATCATCGACCAGGACGTCGAGCGCATCAGCCATCGCGACACGCCGGAGGATCTCGTCCGCAAGGGCCGCGACATCGAGCGCCGCGTGCTGGCCCGCGCGATCCGCTACCATCTCGACGACCGCGTCATCCTCAACGGCCGCAAGACCGTGGTGTTCATGGACTAG
- a CDS encoding branched-chain amino acid ABC transporter permease, giving the protein MTSILTNLFDGVAYGMLLFVLACGLAVTLGLMNFVNLAHGAFAMAGGYVCMVLVNRMGWPFFAALPLAFVSSAAIGIALERTLYRHLYARSHLDQVLFTIGLTFMSVAAVDYIQGSSRVFINLPAALQGQFDVFGVGIGRYRLMIIVICGLLTVGLQMVLAKTRFGSRLRAAVDDPRAASGLGINVPQVFAFTFAFGCGLAGLGGALSAEILGLDPYFPLKFMIYFLIVVTVGGSSSITGPFLASLLLGIGDVAGKYYVPKMGPFVIYTMMIVILIWRPNGLFGRTAAR; this is encoded by the coding sequence ATGACCTCTATCCTCACCAACCTGTTCGATGGCGTTGCCTACGGCATGCTGCTGTTCGTGCTGGCCTGCGGGCTCGCGGTCACGCTCGGGTTGATGAACTTTGTCAATCTCGCCCATGGCGCCTTCGCCATGGCCGGCGGCTATGTCTGCATGGTGCTGGTCAACCGGATGGGTTGGCCGTTCTTCGCAGCGCTGCCACTCGCTTTCGTCTCCTCTGCGGCGATCGGCATCGCGCTCGAACGCACCCTCTATCGTCACCTCTATGCGCGCAGCCATCTCGATCAGGTGCTGTTCACCATCGGCTTGACCTTCATGTCGGTCGCCGCCGTTGATTATATTCAGGGATCGTCGCGGGTCTTCATCAACCTGCCGGCGGCGCTCCAGGGCCAGTTCGACGTGTTTGGCGTCGGCATCGGCCGCTACCGCCTCATGATCATCGTGATTTGCGGCCTGCTCACCGTCGGTCTGCAGATGGTGCTGGCCAAGACGCGCTTCGGCAGCCGCTTGCGCGCCGCCGTCGACGATCCCCGTGCCGCGAGCGGCCTCGGCATCAACGTCCCGCAGGTATTCGCCTTCACCTTTGCCTTTGGTTGCGGGCTCGCAGGTCTCGGCGGCGCGCTGAGTGCCGAGATCCTGGGTCTCGATCCGTATTTCCCGCTGAAGTTCATGATCTACTTCCTGATCGTGGTCACCGTCGGCGGCTCCTCCTCGATCACCGGCCCGTTCCTGGCCTCGCTCCTGCTCGGCATCGGCGACGTCGCCGGCAAATATTACGTGCCGAAGATGGGCCCCTTCGTGATCTACACCATGATGATCGTCATTCTGATCTGGCGCCCGAACGGCCTGTTCGGCCGCACGGCCGCGCGTTGA
- a CDS encoding ABC transporter substrate-binding protein: protein MFERKQLSHKASSKVTWTTAVAALAGLAGFAPAKAADSVKVGLILPMTGGQASTGKQIENAIKLYMQQNGDTVAGKKIEIILKDDAAIPDKTKTAAQELIVNDKVNFIAGFGVTPAALAAAPLATQAKIPEVVMAAGTSIITERSPYIVRTSFTLAQSSTIIGDWAAKNGIKKVATLTSDYAPGNDALNFFKQHFTAGGGEVVEEVKVPLQNPDFAPFLQRMKDAKPDAIFVFVPAGQGGSFMKQYAERGLDKAGIRVIGPGDVTDDDLLNNMGDAVLGTVTAHIYSAAHPSQLNKDFVAAYKKAFGNRPGFMAVGGYDGIHLIYAALKKTGGDTDGTKLIEAMKGQKWESPRGPISIDPETRDIIQNVYIRKVEKVDGELYNVEFQTFEAVKDPGKTKK, encoded by the coding sequence ATGTTCGAACGCAAACAACTGTCTCATAAGGCGTCTTCCAAGGTTACCTGGACAACTGCCGTTGCGGCTCTTGCGGGCCTTGCGGGCTTCGCCCCCGCCAAGGCTGCGGACAGCGTCAAGGTCGGCCTGATCCTGCCGATGACGGGCGGCCAGGCCTCGACCGGCAAGCAGATCGAGAACGCGATCAAGCTCTATATGCAGCAGAACGGCGACACCGTCGCCGGCAAGAAGATCGAGATCATCCTCAAGGACGACGCTGCGATCCCGGACAAGACCAAGACCGCCGCGCAGGAGCTGATCGTCAACGACAAGGTCAACTTCATCGCCGGCTTCGGCGTGACGCCGGCCGCGCTCGCGGCCGCGCCGCTGGCCACGCAGGCCAAGATCCCGGAAGTCGTGATGGCGGCCGGCACCTCCATCATCACCGAGCGCTCGCCCTATATCGTGCGTACCAGTTTCACGCTGGCGCAGTCCTCGACCATCATCGGCGACTGGGCGGCGAAGAACGGCATCAAGAAGGTAGCGACGCTGACCTCCGACTATGCGCCGGGCAATGACGCGCTGAACTTCTTCAAGCAGCATTTTACCGCCGGCGGCGGCGAGGTGGTCGAAGAGGTCAAGGTGCCCCTGCAAAACCCCGACTTCGCGCCCTTCCTGCAGCGCATGAAGGACGCCAAGCCCGACGCGATCTTCGTGTTCGTGCCGGCCGGTCAGGGCGGCAGCTTCATGAAGCAATATGCCGAGCGTGGCCTGGACAAGGCCGGCATCAGGGTGATTGGACCGGGCGACGTCACTGACGACGACCTGCTCAACAACATGGGCGACGCCGTGCTCGGGACCGTGACCGCGCATATCTACTCGGCGGCGCACCCCTCGCAGTTGAACAAGGACTTCGTCGCCGCCTACAAGAAGGCGTTCGGCAATCGTCCGGGCTTCATGGCGGTGGGCGGCTATGACGGCATCCACCTGATTTACGCGGCGCTGAAGAAGACGGGCGGCGACACCGACGGCACCAAGCTGATCGAAGCCATGAAGGGTCAGAAGTGGGAGAGCCCGCGCGGCCCGATCTCGATCGACCCCGAGACGCGCGACATCATCCAGAACGTCTACATCCGCAAGGTCGAGAAGGTCGACGGCGAGCTCTACAACGTCGAGTTCCAGACCTTCGAGGCCGTCAAGGATCCCGGCAAGACCAAGAAGTGA
- a CDS encoding ABC transporter ATP-binding protein: protein MTIALETRNLEKQFGGLRVTRDLSLRIEQGARHALIGPNGAGKTTVINQLTGVLKPNSGRILLEGQDITDLPVHKRVLRGLARTFQINQLYPDLTPLETIGLAVSERLGHGGDWWRRMGTRSDVNGEIADLLSRFHLLDVMNEQTVTLPYGKQRLLEIAVAIAAKPRVLLLDEPAAGVPESERHDILAVVGALPREVTVLLIEHDMDLVFSFADRISVLVSGALLTEGPPEQVARDPQVKAVYLGEEAVNV, encoded by the coding sequence ATGACTATCGCTCTCGAAACCCGGAATCTCGAAAAGCAGTTTGGTGGCCTGCGCGTCACCCGCGATCTGTCCCTGAGGATCGAGCAGGGCGCCCGCCACGCACTGATCGGTCCGAATGGCGCCGGCAAGACCACGGTCATCAACCAGCTCACCGGCGTGCTCAAGCCGAATTCGGGCCGCATCCTGCTCGAAGGCCAGGACATCACCGATCTGCCCGTGCACAAGCGCGTGCTGCGCGGCCTGGCGCGCACCTTCCAGATCAATCAGCTCTATCCTGATCTCACGCCGCTCGAGACCATCGGCCTTGCCGTCTCCGAGCGCCTCGGACATGGCGGCGACTGGTGGCGGCGGATGGGCACGCGCAGCGACGTCAACGGCGAGATCGCCGATCTGCTCTCGCGTTTCCATCTGCTCGACGTCATGAACGAACAGACCGTGACGCTGCCTTACGGCAAGCAGCGCCTGCTCGAGATCGCGGTCGCGATCGCGGCCAAGCCGCGCGTGCTGCTGCTCGACGAGCCCGCTGCCGGCGTGCCCGAGAGCGAGCGTCACGACATCCTCGCCGTCGTCGGCGCGCTGCCGCGCGAGGTCACCGTGCTGCTGATCGAGCACGACATGGACCTCGTGTTTTCCTTCGCCGACCGCATCTCCGTGCTGGTCTCGGGCGCGCTGCTCACCGAGGGCCCGCCCGAGCAGGTCGCACGCGATCCGCAGGTCAAGGCGGTCTATCTCGGCGAGGAGGCGGTCAATGTCTGA